The Sander vitreus isolate 19-12246 chromosome 5, sanVit1, whole genome shotgun sequence genome includes a region encoding these proteins:
- the LOC144518221 gene encoding tRNA (32-2'-O)-methyltransferase regulator THADA: protein MLSFEDLMTSLQDCVITEDEESENVSQTLRLFFDKLSESSRSSVKRCKERCLEEAVQLLRQLSEAQLRVLEESRLLLLVRLLISMQLQMVNISTACRKVDQMLQHLAKVNHPMVFRETHHCLQSIVHTDQVLSFEDLQRACMFLEDSTVGREAWRESFLSFLNKLSELFPVVLQQESLRDGPLCYIAVKVCLQVFQLLSSDVAPLVWDKEHMGPAVQKILQALMDIILGQCCNRDTRLLAGTAVAMLINTASESRAGEAAAWSLLQVSHLEPWLLTVGALQAQCCPTGKDGVDRLAVSRGLLTCCRPHILLSSHLDATEMCLLLKGLFPLVYALCEEKLDCHYFAFEALTLWLKKVKECLADIWKMTGVRLLAVDSSLQQELIHIIWPNAESPVEGVSEFVRIAFCLLLDLYEMDCEQFCDTKKTLYFTLLQRIIKLPCEAKAKYHRLCALLPYLGTDMVLDQYAELPSHLLKCLSTNHLSPCGSELYKCLIQQQRRELCEGSQKSASHTELELANQWARRWRPVLYKALTSNVTLLQNNSSTHLLPCTFQVFPSAVDPLLASLDSSAPGHLHAWACIMSAYRATTGGSPWVLQGSSTVQAQTLQLALGSADDKVRLAALNLLCCSPKTKDTPTTEEMSIMRLFIPQNLNCESSPFRQHFQAGVKRFLVRIRDGCLALVRGQKGKKKGDGKNSEREQDILEQGIGFVEWLGQIPYSYLAPGHSYQRKKTALLLLSAVLETCTDTWRPDKKKGQPPANMGSLINCARQRAQWDFVCRTKQLVLISCLEDSTNEIRELSAGLLLRFFPPSFPDDIAAVLLTRTKQLLCSPRVQEAQMGALMMKVLFQKSQDQPEDCRLSSNITVSGGSHPKASCMVRFLVKELEEHYLTAKADMMLAARTKPIHAVLSALQRCFLEAPSRVSDTLDHSLTIEVLVLLESMSLLLLGVLYGDRDACATEKDAPPSFCDMGNAISSLIAQESGGGRGDGEECVLLSEEHSLVLTCCWVSLKEIGIFLGSLVEKILTESKSSKCLLTKEDLTRASKVFENILLKCRHWGAVEGCCAGFTKFCASLLSSNDPELRDIPAHMLKQGLQVVRSPRSTSVTRRAAGLPMLILCVVSAEEASKARPLLAHSMQILLETAKTPLPEDWDQTLDLPQVCAVHTLQALVRGSGLGVAVLQFAPAVAMLSLTLLSSPCWAMRNAALQLYSSLCSRMLGQRPSSEEGGPTQHCMSPLSFFFHYPGLQLFLLGELRGAAQDLQGPPNEAKLHLQPSLFPVLTLLAQLQPGVQDLTETLSDFLPPLLQLSASPIYSVRVMASKALVAMTPPSEYMNILIKLTAQLPSPQERCCHNRLHGQLLQIKATLKRALCMASAPSADLCEVLRRVDTSMWLVTETQRCPLVRAAYLGVADSLRRFCCETYLSKLSDTLVHDLQTPQQELQVGLPSFHQQAIHFLCADLKWACQIWDNFSVASPDLRLSLVTWVVDGRGSQQTGLKEVIQWVLQSNLREALLSHSVEYRRTYLAALVAVMAGDYTTLHQHLPQSTPLEEPILPECLDLLLGDLEDQRGGPEFLSQALYAASLLLSQCSDSSLKISVFQRWCRVLECHRSPDAPEVLRMACAEALCVAGVPLMSCSTLPAIMIRSINTGLYLLQDQSQQVRMKAACFTSLLHHARKGESQRSVYLMQVNQALPLLLDLLLEECWDTPGTLEVLLCHLPQPDLRSVLREASETTGCSSLYEQDEANVFAEPSVMCAHVLPYLLQMAEKSSESSAVAQSLIAWAEESAAQVLDSLRVCKELQPAETLTTAWLALLMDPRFHGTLCGLFTRAAFLLRLLKTSDDVRDLCDPSALHMSLQEVCNLLSPNGVHFPSAVTAAVAGELPQ, encoded by the exons ATGTTGTCGTTTGAAGATCTGATGACAAGTCTGCAAGACTGTGTGATCACCGAGGATGAAGAATCTGAAAATGTCAGCCAAACATTAAGGctcttttttgacaaactatcaGAATCCTCCAG GAGTAGTGTGAAGAGATGTAAGGAGCGCTGCTTAGAGGAGGCTGTCCAGCTGCTGCGACAACTTTCAGAGGCTCAGCTTCGTGTTTTAGAGGAGAGTCGTCTCCTGCTTCTTGTCAGACTCCTCATCTCCATGCAACTGCAGATGGTCAACATCTCCACAGCCTGTCGTAAAGTGGACCAG ATGTTGCAACATTTGGCAAAGGTGAACCACCCAATGGTTTTTAGAGAAACCCATCACTGTTTGCAATCTATAGTCCATACCGACCAG GTATTGTCTTTTGAGGATCTGCAGAGAG CTTGTATGTTCCTGGAAGACAGCACTGTTGGTCGTGAGGCGTGGCGAGAGTCATTCCTGTCTTTTCTGAATAAATTGTCAGAGTTATTCCCGGTTGTATTGCAACAAGAATCCCTGAGAGATGGGCCACTGTGTTACATTGCTGTCAAG GTGTGTTTGCAAGTTTTCCAGCTGTTGTCCAGTGACGTGGCTCCTCTAGTGTGGGACAAGGAGCACATGGGCCCAGCAGTGCAGAAGATCCTGCAGGCTCTTATGGACATAATACTTGGACAG TGCTGCAACAGGGACACTCGTCTTTTGGCAGGCACTGCTGTGGCCATGCTGATCAACacagcatcagagagcagagcTGGAGAAGCTGCTGCCTGGAGTCTGCTACAAGTCTCTCACTTAG AGCCCTGGCTGCTGACTGTTGGTGCTCTCCAGGCACAGTGCTGCCCTACAGGGAAGGACGGAGTGGACAGGCTGGCCGTGAGCAGGGGCCTCCTGACATGCTGTCGACCTCACATCTTGCTCAGTTCACATTTGGATGCCACAGAA ATGTGCTTACTGCTGAAAGGTTTGTTTCCTCTGGTCTATGCTTTGTGTGAGGAGAAGCTGGATTGTCACTACTTTGCCTTTGAAG CATTAACACTGTGGCTGAAGAAAGTTAAAGAATGCCTGGCTGATATCTGGAAGATGACGGGAGTTCGCCTTCTGGCTGTCGACAGCAGCCTACAGCAAGAGCTTATTCACATAATCTGGCCCAATGCAGAAAGTCCA GTGGAAGGTGTGTCAGAGTTTGTGCGCattgccttttgtctgctgcTGGACCTCTATGAGATGGACTGTGAGCAGTTCTGTGACACAAAGAAGACTCTTTATTTTACTCTACTTCAGCGAATAATCAAACTGCCTTGTGAAGCCAAAGCCAAATATCATCGCCTTTGTGCCCTGCTGCCGTATCTGGGTACTGACATG GTGCTGGATCAATATGCTGAATTACCCAGTCATCTCCTGAAGTGCTTGTCAACCAATCATCTGTCACCATGTGGATCGGAGCTTTACAAGTGTCTGATCCAGCAGCAGAGACGAGAGCTATGTGAAGGCTCACAGAAGTCCGCTTCCCACACTGAACTGGAGCTGGCCAATCAGTGGGCGAGGCGTTGGCGGCCCGTCCTTTATAAGGCGCTGACGTCTAATGTGACTCTTCTACAGAACAATAGCTCAACACACTTATTACCCTGCACCTTTCAAGTCTTCCCCTCTGCTGTGGATCCTCTGCTGGCCTCTCTGGACTCATCAGCCCCTGGCCACCTCCACGCCTGGGCCTGCATCATGAGCGCCTATCGAGCAACGACTGGAGGATCTCCCTGGGTTCTGCAGGGTAGCTCAACCGTTCAAGCTCAAACCCTCCAGCTTGCTCTAGGATCTGCAGATGACAAAGTCCGTCTCGCTGCTCTGAACCTACTCTGCTGCAGCCCAAAGACCAAAGACACTCCAACCACTGAGGAGATGTCAATAatgaggttgtttattcctcAGAACCTGAACTGCGAGTCCTCACCTTTTCGCCAACATTTTCAGGCTGGAGTGAAGAGGTTTCTGGTTCGTATCAGAGACGGCTGCTTGGCACTTGTCAGAGGACAAAAGGGCAAAAAGAAAGGAGATGGCAAAAACTCAGAGAGGGAACAGGACATACTGGAGCAGGGAATAG GGTTTGTGGAATGGTTGGGTCAGATTCCATACAGCTATCTGGCACCAGGACACAGTTATCAGAGGAAGAAGACTGCGTTGCTGTTGCTGTCTGCAGTGCTGGAGACCTGCACAGACACCTGGAGGCCAGACAAAAAGAAGGGACAACCTCCAG CGAATATGGGGTCTCTTATTAACTGTGCCAGACAAAGAGCACAGTGGGATTTCGTCTGCAGGACAAAACAGCTGGTCCTCATCAGCTGTTTAGAAGATTCTACAAATGAG attCGGGAGCTCTCAGCTGGGTTATTGTTGAGGTTTTTCCCACCCAGTTTTCCAGATGACATTGCCGCAGTGCTGCTCACGCGAACCAAACAGCTTCTGTGCAGTCCTCGGGTGCAGGAGGCTCAGATGGGAGCACTGATGATGAAGGTCCTCTTTCAGAA ATCACAAGACCAGCCAGAGGACTGCAGGTTGAGCAGTAACATAACTGTCAGTGGTGGAAGTCACCCCAAGGCCTCCTGCATGGTCAGATTCCTGGTGAAGGAGCTGGAGGAGCACTATCTGACAGCCAAGGCTGACATGATGCTTGCTGCCAGAACCAAGCCTATACATG CTGTTCTAAGTGCCCTCCAGAGGTGTTTCCTTGAGGCACCCAGCAGAGTGTCAGACACACTTGACCACAGTTTGACCATTGAGGTGCTGGTCCTGCTGGAGAGTatgtctctgctgctgctgggtgtTCTGTATGGAGACCGGGATGCTTGTGCCACTGAAAAGG ATGCCCCCCCTTCTTTTTGTGATATGGGAAACGCTATCAGCTCTCTGATAGCCCAAGAGTCTGGAGGCGGCCGGGGGGATGGAGAGGAGTGTGTCCTGCTCTCTGAGGAGCACAGCCTCGTTCTCACCTGCTGCTGGGTCTCCCTCAAG GAAATAGGAATCTTCTTAGGCTCTCTGGTGGAGAAAATTCTCACTGAATCCAAATCCAGCAAGTGCCTCCTAACAAAAGAGGATCTAACAAGAGCATCAAAAGTGTTCGAAAATATTCTTCTCAAATGTCGTCACTGG GGGGCGGTAGAGGGATGCTGTGCAGGCTTTACCAAGTTCTGTGCCTCTTTATTGAGCAGCAATGATCCAGAGCTTAGGGATATCCCGGCCCACATGCTGAAACAA GGATTGCAGGTTGTGCGGTCCCCACGTTCTACCTCTGTGACCCGGCGGGCTGCAGGGTTGCCTATGCTCATCCTGTGCGTTGTGTCAGCAGAGGAGGCCAGTAAAGCAAGACCACTGTTAGCCCACAGTATGCAAATCTTACTGGAGACAGCCAAAACCCCTCTACCCGAGGACTGGGACCAAACACTGGACCTGCCACAG gtgtgtgcagTTCACACTCTGCAGGCCCTGGTTCGTGGTTCTGGTCTGGGAGTAGCTGTTCTTCAGTTTGCTCCTGCTGTAGCCATGTTGTCACTCACTCTGCTCAGTTCTCCCTGCTGGGCCATGAGGAATGCTGCTCTGCAACTTTACA GTTCTCTGTGCTCGCGAATGCTCGGCCAGCGGCCCAGCAGTGAAGAGGGTGGCCCCACCCAGCACTGCATGTCCCCGCTGTCCTTCTTCTTCCACTACCCTGGGCTCCAGCTCTTCCTCCTGGGCGAGCTGAGAGGGGCAGCACAAGACCTCCAGGGCCCACCGAATGAGGCCAAGCTACACCTCCAACCTTCGCTCTTCCCTGTCCTGACTCTGTTAGCACAACTCCAGCCTGGTGTCCAAGACTTAACAGA AACTTTGTCAGACTTCCTGCCTCCTTTACTCCAGCTGTCTGCCAGTCCTATTTACAGTGTGAGAGTGATGGCCTCGAAGgctttggttgccatgactccCCCCTCAGAGTACATGAATATCCTCATCAAACTGACAGCTCAACTGCCCAGTCCACAGGAGCGCTGCTGTCACAACCGGCTCCACGGACAGCTGCTGCAGATCAAAGCTACTCTAAAGAGAGCTCTCTGCATGGCCAG TGCCCCTTCAGCTGACCTGTGTGAGGTGCTGCGCCGGGTGGATACCTCAATGTGGCTGGTGACTGAAACTCAACGCTGCCCCCTAGTGAGAGCAGCCTACCTCGGAGTGGCAGACTCACTCAGAAGATTCTGCTGTGAGACCTACCTGTCAAAGCTCAGTGACACACTTGTGCATGACCTCCAGACACCTCAACAGGAGCTTCAG GTCGGGTTGCCATCCTTCCATCAACAAGCCATCCACTTTCTGTGTGCTGATCTAAAGTGGGCATGTCAAATCTGGGACAACTTCTCTGTAGCGAGCCCAGATCTCAGGCTCTCATTGGTCACATGGGTGGTGGATGGGCGGGGTTCACAGCAGACCGGCCTGAAAGAGGTGATCCAGTGGGTGTTGCAG TCAAACCTGCGGGAGGCATTGTTGAGCCACAGTGTGGAGTACCGCAGGACCTACCTCGCAGCCCTGGTAGCAGTGATGGCCGGAGACTATACTACTTTACATCAACATCTTCCTCAGTCGACCCCACTGGAAGAGCCAATTCTGCCTGAGTGTCTGGATTTGTTGCTTGGGGACCTGGAGGACCAGCGAGGCGGGCCAGAGTTTCTTTCGCAGGCTCTGTATGCTGCTAGTCTGCTGCTTTCCCAGTGTTCAGACTCCAg TCTAAAGATATCCGTGTTCCAGCGCTGGTGTAGGGTTTTGGAATGCCACCGGTCCCCAGACGCCCCTGAAGTGCTCAGGATGGCGTGTGCCGAAGCTCTGTGTGTGGCTGGAGTTCCTCTAATGAGCTGCAGCACTCTGCCTGCCATCATGATCAG GTCGATCAACACAGGCCTCTACTTGCTGCAGGACCAAAGCCAGCAGGTGAGGATGAAAGCAGCCTGTTTTACCTCCCTGCTGCACCATGCGAGAAAAGGAGAAAGCCAGAGGAGCGTCTACCTTATGCAGGTCAACCAGGCTCTGCCGCTCCTACTGGACCTG
- the tctn2 gene encoding tectonic-2 yields MANLDNLLFSQVSISRQLTCVLLLISLAHTQNIVVFQPSRLTATGPAVTALLLGNTSDISLNLRTLSSSNTTGSVGSPSCEAEVTQWVLTREQVGKTAVRIQLSLNKSLRLCGRNEADTNCCPKPLCVLETLQVTACVGSKPQASLLIQTKIHALLVPANAGSDNKTVIPNQVYQPLGSCPCDLTFRACDVRCCCDKDCSIEDLKLFVSHCLPGPFGGQVSPAPDYQCSVQSFKNSPDWFPILCVNSPPENNPYLGLFYQGNTITSKPGPSFQRPVLSAPVPGSVYIQGSPIFLMNDQYFTVPQKVLGRCVNSAPVAFLRNFKVNCVTVLRSCPTGSPLQTLPTNLRTKVKNGQGGDVIVDVIDEVTIDTRQFISSTDASSDEELVCENVTLALDYKFYWKGNGITSITLTHTVGTITFNSSVAITTRYSAVFLNGEFMVEPNSGNPGYQVGRPVIAGIVDTLDNNTGSVQRTSINLWKPVSDGLCSTAETKPVLFGENSTSGCLLPVSQHNLTQCSLLRETVTSLQAALITATNVAKSGNPDPLTMTDWVNISFVTHNSSTTMEDTISSCHRVPSHQHIHVWSLISGMVEGIPQRDIQALQVSYILSPWALDCGGGDVSQCVDPMETQLFPITSSVTFTDIPVNTGPPKTRFQINFTEYDCNRNDVCWPELAFPITKYYTGEPYSQSLAKGLILVFFFITASILGTPWRQIRQAWN; encoded by the exons ATGGCTAATTTAGATAATCTGTTATTTTCCCAAGTATCCATTTCACGCCAGCTCACATGTGTTTTACTGTTAATTTCCTTGGCTCACACTCAAAACATTGTCG TTTTCCAGCCGTCCCGTCTCACTGCAACTGGACCAGCGGTCACTGCACTTCTGCTCGGAAACACATCCGACATCTCTTTGAATCTGAGGACACTATCTTCATCTAATACAACAG gAAGCGTTGGATCTCCATCATGTGAAGCTGAGGTAACACAGTGGGTGCTCACAAGAGAGCAGGTGGGCAAG ACTGCAGTTCGGATTCAGCTGAGCCTGAATAAAAGTCTGCGTTTGTGTGGTAGGAATGAGGCAGACACAAACTGCTGTCCAAAGCCACTGTGTGTCCTGGAGACCCTTCAGGTGACTGCCTGTGTGGGCAGTAAACCTCAGGCATCACTGCTGATCCAGACCAAGATACACGCTCTGTTGGTTCCTGCTAATGCTGGATCTG ATAATAAAACAGTCATTCCAAACCAAGTGTACCAACCACTGGGCTCTTGTCCCTGTGACCTCACATTTAGAGCCTGTGATGTACGCTGCTGCTGTGACAAG GACTGTTCCATTGAAGATTTGAAGCTGTTTGTGTCCCACTGTCTCCCAGGGCCCTTTGGTGGACAGgtctctcctgctccagattatCAGTGCTCTGTGCAGTCCTTTAAAAACTCCCCAGATTGGTTTCCAATTTTATGTGTCAATTCTCCACCTGAAAACAACCCTTACCTTGGGCTATTTTACCAGGGAAACACAAT CACATCTAAACCTGGCCCGTCCTTCCAAAGGCCAGTTTTGTCAGCTCCAGTGCCAGGTAGTGTTTATATACAAGGAAGTCCCATTTTCTTAATGAATGACCAGTACTTCACTGTTCCCCAG AAGGTGCTCGGGCGGTGTGTAAACAGTGCTCCTGTAGCATTTTTGAGAAATTTCAAAGTCAACTGTGTAACTGTGCTACGCTCCTGTCCAACTGGATCTCCCTTACAGACACTACCAACAAATTTGAGGACTAAAGTGAAGAATGGGCAAGGGG GTGATGTTATAGTGGATGTAATCGATGAAGTGACCATTGACACGAGGCAGTTTATTTCAAGCACAGATGCCTCTTCAG ATGAGGAGCTAGTCTGTGAGAACGTGACCTTAGCGCTGGATTATAAATTCTACTGGAAAGGAAATGGCATCACAAGTATCACACTGACTCACACTGTTGGGACTATCACTTTTAATAGTAGTG TTGCCATAACTACAAGGTATTCTGCCGTGTTTCTAAATGGAGAATTCATGGTTGAGCCCAACTCAGGGAACCCAG GTTATCAGGTGGGAAGGCCTGTTATTGCTGGAATTGTGGACACTTTGGACAATAATACAGGCTCAGTACAGAGGACGTCAATCAATCTTTGGAAACCAG TGAGTGATGGACTCTGTTCCACTGCTGAGACGAAACCAGTTCTGTTTGGGGAGAATTCAACATCAGGATGTCTGCTACCTGTCAGCCAACACAATCTGACTCAGTGTAGTCTCCTGAG aGAGACTGTTACTTCTCTCCAGGCTGCTTTGATTACAGCCACAAATGTAGCAAAGAGTGGAAACCCAGATCCTCTAACTATGACAGACTGGGTGAACATATCCT TTGTGACACATAACTCAAGCACAACTATGGAAGATACCATAAGTTCATGTCACAGGGTTCCATCCCACCAGCATATCCATGTTTGGAGTCTTATCTCTGGCATGGTAGAAGGCATACCTCAAAGGGATATCCAGGCTTTGCAAGTAag CTACATCCTGTCTCCCTGGGCACTGGATTGTGGAGGAGGTGATGTCTCTCAATGTGTGGACCCAATGGAGACTCAGTTGTTTCCCATCACCTCCTCAGTCACCTTTACTGACATTCCTGTCAACACAGGACCACCAAAAACCAG GTTTCAGATCAACTTTACAGAGTATGACTGTAACAGGAATGATGTGTGTTGGCCTGAGCTCGCCTTCCCCATCACCAAGTATTACACAG GTGAGCCATATTCTCAGTCGCTGGCTAAGGGACTTATCTTAGTTTTCTTCTTTATCACTGCCTCGATTCTTGGGACTCCATGGAGACAAATCCGACAGGCGTGGAACTAG